The Miscanthus floridulus cultivar M001 chromosome 7, ASM1932011v1, whole genome shotgun sequence genome includes a region encoding these proteins:
- the LOC136464988 gene encoding uncharacterized protein yields MAVPNYMYLKLKMPGLKGIITVGTSVQRAYECEVECCEFASVVIASEELPTIHQVDDEEVPDVNKASRLFQLTEDTKEILLDPSGSEGKTVRIGATLTLK; encoded by the coding sequence atggcggTACCCAACTACatgtacctcaagctaaagatgccagggctAAAGGGCATCATCACCGTTGGCACTTCCGttcagcgcgcttacgagtgcgaggtggAATGCTGTGAGTTCGCCTCAGTGGTCATTGCCTCTGAGGAGCTTCCGACCATCCACCAAGTGGATGACGAGGAGGTGCCTGACGTGAATAAAGCCTCTAGATTGTTCCAACTGACCGAGGACACCAAGGAAATCCTTCTCGACCCTAGCGGCTCGGAGGGGAAGACGGTGCGCATCGGCGCCACCCTCACCCtaaaatag